A portion of the Novosphingobium sp. KA1 genome contains these proteins:
- a CDS encoding arylsulfatase: MPAAAQTAPLPAPLSPPLSAAVPAAVPAAARPNFLVIVADDLGWSDLGAFGGEIATPNLDRLALGGLRLTGFHTAPTCSPTRAMLLSGTDNHLAGLGNMAELTAPNQKDHAGYEGYLRPEVATLAERLAAGGYRTLISGKWHLGLKPEQDPHARGFQYSYALLQGASNHFGLDQASDPARGSVYTRDGKVLAALEPGFYSSDSFAGNLIDELQRSRRDTPDKPFFALLTFTAPHWPMQAPDEDIARQRGRYDAGFEAIRAARLARQEALGLLPKGTLAHSPRAPRGGWDSLSVADKREAARTMEIYAAMVARMDANVGRVIAALRESGELDNTVIVFLADNGAEALDARTTGAKMLARYTSGADNSLGNLGKGTSYATYGPEWAQAGTAPSWLTKAYASEGGTRTVAFVNWKGLAHPGRIEGAYVGVADIAPTLLDYAGIPAAGTRFEGRRVLPITGRSAKAWLQGRARSVHGADEPLGTELFGSRSLRKGDWKVTDIGDGQWRLFDIAHDPGETRDLSDRYPQKRDELAADWDAYARANNVILPDQAPYRP, encoded by the coding sequence ATGCCCGCCGCCGCGCAAACGGCCCCGCTCCCGGCTCCGCTTTCGCCCCCGCTTTCGGCAGCGGTACCGGCAGCAGTACCGGCAGCGGCGCGTCCCAACTTCCTGGTGATCGTGGCGGACGATCTCGGCTGGTCGGACCTCGGTGCCTTCGGCGGCGAGATCGCCACGCCCAATCTGGACCGGCTGGCGCTCGGCGGTCTGCGGCTCACCGGTTTCCACACCGCGCCGACCTGCTCGCCGACCCGCGCGATGCTGCTCTCGGGCACCGACAACCATCTTGCCGGCCTTGGCAACATGGCCGAACTGACCGCGCCCAACCAGAAGGACCACGCAGGCTACGAGGGCTACTTGCGCCCCGAAGTCGCCACGCTGGCCGAGCGTCTCGCCGCAGGCGGCTACCGAACGCTGATTTCCGGCAAGTGGCACCTCGGGTTGAAGCCCGAGCAGGACCCCCATGCGCGCGGCTTCCAGTACAGTTATGCGCTGCTGCAGGGGGCCTCGAATCATTTCGGCCTCGACCAGGCCAGCGATCCCGCCAGGGGTTCGGTCTATACCCGCGACGGCAAGGTGCTGGCCGCGCTGGAGCCGGGTTTCTATTCCTCGGACAGCTTTGCCGGCAACCTGATCGACGAGTTGCAGCGCAGCCGCCGGGACACCCCGGACAAGCCGTTCTTTGCGCTGCTGACGTTCACCGCACCGCACTGGCCGATGCAGGCGCCGGACGAGGATATCGCCCGCCAGCGCGGTCGCTACGATGCCGGGTTCGAGGCGATCCGCGCCGCGCGCCTGGCCCGGCAGGAAGCGCTCGGCCTCTTGCCCAAGGGCACGCTCGCCCACAGCCCGCGCGCGCCGCGCGGCGGCTGGGACAGCCTCTCGGTCGCCGACAAGCGCGAGGCGGCGCGCACCATGGAGATCTATGCCGCGATGGTCGCGCGCATGGATGCCAATGTCGGCCGGGTGATCGCGGCGCTCCGGGAAAGCGGCGAGCTCGACAACACGGTGATCGTGTTCCTGGCCGACAACGGCGCCGAGGCGCTCGACGCCAGGACCACCGGCGCGAAGATGCTGGCCCGCTATACCTCCGGTGCCGACAACAGCCTGGGCAATCTCGGCAAGGGCACCAGTTATGCCACGTACGGCCCCGAATGGGCGCAGGCGGGCACCGCGCCCTCGTGGCTGACCAAGGCCTATGCCTCGGAAGGCGGCACCCGCACGGTGGCTTTTGTCAACTGGAAGGGGCTGGCGCATCCCGGCCGCATCGAGGGCGCCTATGTCGGCGTCGCCGATATCGCCCCGACCCTGCTCGACTACGCGGGCATTCCCGCCGCCGGAACGCGCTTCGAGGGCCGCAGGGTGCTGCCGATCACCGGCAGGAGCGCGAAAGCCTGGTTGCAGGGCAGGGCCAGGTCCGTCCACGGCGCCGACGAGCCGCTCGGCACCGAACTGTTCGGCAGCCGGTCCTTGCGCAAGGGGGACTGGAAGGTGACCGACATCGGCGATGGCCAGTGGCGGCTGTTCGACATTGCCCATGATCCCGGCGAGACGCGTGATCTTTCGGACCGGTATCCCCAAAAGCGGGACGAACTGGCCGCGGACTGGGATGCCTATGCCAGGGCCAACAACGTAATCCTGCCGGACCAGGCACCCTACCGGCCCTGA
- a CDS encoding TauD/TfdA family dioxygenase: MTSIATYANAREPHSPLDIVPITGTIGAEIRGLTLSGDLDGETVQQIKDALVRHKVVFFRGQHELDDERHEAFASLFGAPVAHPTVPVAQGSRYLLELDSKEGYAASSWHTDVTFTDAYPAGSILRAITIPEAGGDTVWANGETAYEGLPESLRQLVNGLWAVHSNDYDYAQILANTPKAGKGIEERVKEHKSVFASTVYETEHPLVRVHPVSGQRSLLLGHFVKRIVGLNQADSARIFAILQEHITRPENVVRWRWQPGDVAFWDNQATQHRAVADFGLQRRTLRRATIAGEVPVAIDGRRSRTTRKEKATVYEPA; encoded by the coding sequence ATGACTTCGATTGCCACTTACGCCAATGCCAGGGAACCCCATTCCCCGCTCGACATCGTGCCGATCACCGGCACCATCGGCGCCGAAATCCGGGGCCTGACGCTCTCGGGCGATCTTGACGGCGAGACCGTGCAACAGATCAAGGACGCGCTGGTCCGCCACAAGGTGGTGTTCTTCCGCGGCCAGCACGAACTGGACGACGAGCGCCACGAAGCCTTTGCCTCGCTGTTCGGCGCGCCGGTCGCCCATCCGACGGTGCCGGTGGCGCAAGGCTCGCGCTACCTGCTCGAACTCGACAGCAAGGAAGGCTACGCCGCCTCCAGCTGGCATACCGACGTGACTTTCACCGATGCCTATCCGGCCGGATCGATCCTGCGCGCGATCACCATTCCCGAAGCGGGCGGCGATACCGTCTGGGCCAATGGCGAGACCGCCTACGAAGGCCTGCCGGAAAGCCTGCGCCAGCTGGTCAACGGCCTCTGGGCGGTACACTCGAACGACTACGACTATGCCCAGATCCTCGCCAATACGCCCAAGGCCGGCAAAGGCATCGAAGAGCGCGTGAAGGAGCACAAGAGCGTCTTTGCCTCGACCGTCTACGAGACCGAGCATCCGCTGGTGCGTGTCCACCCGGTCTCGGGTCAGCGCAGCCTGCTGCTGGGCCACTTCGTGAAGCGGATCGTCGGGCTCAATCAGGCGGATTCGGCGCGGATCTTCGCGATCCTGCAGGAGCACATCACCCGGCCCGAGAATGTCGTGCGATGGCGCTGGCAACCGGGAGACGTGGCGTTCTGGGACAACCAGGCGACCCAGCACCGCGCCGTCGCCGACTTCGGCCTCCAGCGCCGCACCCTGCGCCGCGCCACCATCGCCGGTGAAGTGCCGGTGGCCATCGACGGCCGCCGCAGCCGCACCACCCGCAAGGAGAAGGCAACTGTCTACGAACCGGCCTGA
- a CDS encoding MFS transporter codes for MHYRAFAQRRERAEPPAGIETLRLLRFTALSIPIYAAAQPVIAFVPAILARDYGIPLAGLGLVYLIGQVVNSLLDPVIGTLSDRTGSRFGRRRPWIAGGGVLFLIGASMLFFPPAGVGLGWVAVGVLLYYCGASAAQTALLAWSGEISGNYNERTRIASQFTLLSASALVLTLLLPALADQLRPSDGPLRLTLFGVLVVLTGIPGLLLTLTALPDRTAPDNGEPFHLKRTLGAVFGNRLLLRVLAADAAVLTGQGIRTSLMLFIVTFYFQRPEWAAGIFLFQYAFGVLAGPIWQRIGLTLGKSRAAVAAELVQAAINFGLVLLTPDRFGLMLLLAALQGLSQGSGNLMLRSMVADIADLHRAETGEDRVGLYYSVFSVSMKLGGALALGIALPLVAAFGFDPKAASNPPAALNALLLVFALGPALAHTVAASLVWRFPLDAARHARIRRQIENGDEVHAAALVPAE; via the coding sequence ATGCATTACCGCGCCTTCGCCCAGCGCCGCGAGCGGGCCGAACCGCCTGCCGGGATCGAAACGCTGCGCCTGCTGCGCTTCACCGCGCTGTCGATCCCGATCTATGCCGCCGCCCAGCCGGTCATTGCCTTCGTGCCCGCGATCCTTGCCCGTGACTACGGCATCCCGCTTGCCGGTCTCGGGCTCGTCTACCTGATCGGGCAAGTCGTCAATTCGCTGCTCGACCCGGTGATCGGCACGCTGAGCGACCGCACCGGCAGCCGCTTCGGCCGCCGCCGCCCATGGATCGCGGGGGGCGGGGTGCTGTTCCTGATCGGCGCCAGCATGCTGTTCTTCCCGCCGGCGGGCGTCGGGCTCGGCTGGGTCGCGGTGGGCGTGCTGCTCTATTACTGCGGCGCCTCTGCCGCGCAGACCGCGCTGCTGGCCTGGTCGGGCGAGATCAGCGGCAACTACAACGAGCGCACCCGCATCGCCTCGCAGTTCACCCTGCTTTCGGCCAGCGCGCTGGTGCTGACCCTGCTGCTGCCCGCACTGGCCGACCAGCTGCGCCCCAGCGACGGTCCGCTGCGCCTGACCCTGTTCGGCGTGCTGGTGGTGCTGACCGGCATTCCCGGCCTGCTGCTCACGCTCACCGCGCTGCCCGATCGCACCGCGCCCGACAATGGCGAGCCGTTCCACCTCAAGCGCACGCTGGGGGCGGTCTTCGGCAACCGCCTGCTGCTGCGGGTGCTGGCCGCCGATGCCGCGGTGCTGACCGGGCAGGGCATCCGCACTTCGCTGATGCTGTTCATCGTCACCTTCTATTTCCAGCGCCCGGAATGGGCGGCCGGCATCTTCCTGTTCCAATATGCCTTCGGCGTGCTGGCCGGACCGATCTGGCAGCGCATCGGCCTCACCCTCGGCAAGAGCCGTGCGGCGGTGGCGGCGGAACTGGTGCAGGCGGCGATCAACTTCGGCCTGGTGCTGCTCACCCCCGACCGCTTCGGCCTGATGCTGCTGCTCGCCGCGCTGCAGGGCCTGTCGCAAGGCTCGGGCAACCTGATGCTGCGCTCGATGGTGGCGGACATCGCCGACCTTCACCGCGCCGAAACCGGCGAGGACCGTGTCGGCCTCTACTACTCGGTGTTCAGTGTCTCGATGAAGCTGGGCGGGGCGCTGGCGCTGGGCATCGCGCTGCCGCTGGTGGCGGCCTTCGGCTTCGATCCCAAGGCCGCGAGCAACCCGCCCGCAGCCCTGAATGCGCTGCTGCTGGTCTTCGCGCTCGGCCCGGCGCTGGCCCATACCGTGGCCGCCTCGCTGGTCTGGCGCTTCCCGCTCGATGCCGCGCGCCATGCCCGCATCCGCCGCCAGATCGAGAACGGCGACGAGGTCCACGCCGCCGCGCTGGTCCCGGCCGAATGA